The following coding sequences lie in one Salmo salar chromosome ssa13, Ssal_v3.1, whole genome shotgun sequence genomic window:
- the LOC106568513 gene encoding lysosome membrane protein 2 — translation MTRRSCAIYGVGIVCASLLVIGISLTVAQVFQTLIHNRLKKEITLTEGSRVFETWKNPPPPVFMQYFFFNVTNPDDFLVGAKPIVSQVGPYTYREYRAKENVTFVDNGTRVSAYQPKTFVFLPERSVGDPDDDMITTINIPAVAVMNKVKDSFWKSSMVSVWMNSLQVGMFMTRSVNELLWGFKDPLLSRIHPINPEIDEYFGLMYKKNGSNDGEFVYHTGEADFMDYGRVATFKGESKLSLWTSEQSNMINGTDGSAFHPLLSKTERLYIFSPDLCRSIFMEFEKDVKVKGLPAYRFTPPRDVLASKEENPANEGFCVSPKECLGTGLLKVSVCRKGAPVVTSFPHFYLGDEKYSNAIVGLDPVREHHQTYLDLNPTTGVPIRASKRAQINILINRISGFPKTKSLNETIFPVMFINETVVIDDVSAAKLHKLLLMVSLVSNFPLVLVGLGAILLLVFIGLIVCECKQKKSTKEDTSYSPVSNKEADEKNGCSYVALTPVIDKS, via the exons GAGATAACTCTGACAGAGGGTAGTCGTGTGTTTGAGACATGGAAAAACCCTCCTCCTCCCGTCTTCATGCAGTACTTCTTCTTCAACGTCACCAACCCAGATGACTTCCTGGTTGGAGCCAAGCCTATCGTCTCTCAGGTCGGCCCTTACACATACAG GGAGTACAGGGCCAAGGAGAATGTGACTTTTGTAGATAATGGGACCAGAGTGTCTGCCTACCAACCCAAGACATTTGTGTTCCTGCCAGAGCGCTCTGTAGGTGATCCTGATGATGACATGATCACAACCATCAATATCCCAGCTGTG gcGGTGATGAACAAGGTGAAGGATAGTTTCTGGAAGAGTTCGATGGTATCTGTATGGATGAACTCCCTGCAAGTCGGCATGTTCATGACGCGCTCCGTCAACGAGCTGCTGTGGGGCTTCAAGGACCCTCTGTTGTCCCGCATCCATCCCATAAACCCAGAGATCGACGAGTACTTTGGCCTAATGTACAAG AAAAATGGAAGCAACGATGGTGAATTTGTTTATCATACCGGGGAGGCGGACTTCATGGACTACGGCAGGGTAGCCACGTTTAAAGGGGAAAG TAAACTGAGCCTGTGGACGTCTGAGCAGAGTAATATGATCAACGGTACAGACGGCAGTGCCTTCCACCCCCTGCTGTCCAAGACGGAGAGACTGTACATCTTCAGTCCCGATCTGTGCAG GTCCATCTTCATGGAGTTTGAGAAAGATGTGAAGGTGAAGGGGCTCCCAGCGTATCGTTTCACCCCTCCTCGTGATGTCCTGGCAAGCAAGGAGGAGAACCCAGCCAACGAAGGATTCTGTGTCTCCCCCAAAGAGTGCCTGGGCACCGGCTTGCTCAAAGTCAGCGTATGCCGAAAAG GTGCTCCAGTCGTGACATCCTTTCCTCATTTCTACCTGGGAGATGAGAAGTACTCTAATGCCATTGTGGGACTGGATCCTGTCAGAGAGCATCACCAGACCTACCTGGACCTGAACCCG ACCACTGGTGTTCCTATCCGTGCCAGTAAGAGAGCTCAGATCAACATCCTCATAAACAGAATCTCTGGCTTCCC GAAAACCAAATCCCTGAACGAGACTATCTTCCCTGTCATGTTTATCAACGAG ACGGTAGTGATCGACGACGTGTCGGCGGCGAAGCTCCACAAGCTGTTGCTAATGGTGTCGCTGGTGTCCAACTTCCCTCTCGTCCTGGTTGGTCTGGGGGCCATCCTGTTGCTGGTGTTCATCGGCCTCATCGTCTGCGAATGCAAACAGAAG AAGTCAACAAAGGAAGACACATCTTATTCCCCTGTGAGCAACAAGGAGGCTGACGAAAAAAATGGCTGCAGCTACGTTGCCTTGACTCCCGTTATTGACAAGTCTTGA